One window from the genome of Cucumis melo cultivar AY chromosome 12, USDA_Cmelo_AY_1.0, whole genome shotgun sequence encodes:
- the LOC103483768 gene encoding uncharacterized protein LOC103483768, with protein sequence MRLQLNKEIPLVLHPIQSSLHFFKPISPNFISFQHKQIKRSQFDRFRVQFHQTQSSNPKKRTRDDGIPSDDVKILAKFKSRHNFIRVLEVSRRAEHPFAGSRLLLLDAPGNIHSISFLFKSLTNTYFDVFATLPPILPPGPIGILGFGAGSAARSILKLYPEVVVHGWELDPSVIAVGREFFGVSKLEKECPDRLFIYIGNALKANVKGGFAGILVDLFSEGSLIPELEDPNTWRMLERCLIKGGRVMVNVGGSCVEAEDIRRDGKVVMDQTLKAMHQIYGKKLWVLRLGNGEDDSSLALTGDLPDIVAWKKLLPRSLRFYADMWTLYKGA encoded by the coding sequence ATGCGGCTTCAGTTGAACAAAGAAATCCCTTTAGTTCTTCACCCAATTCAAAGTTCCCTCCATTTTTTCAAACCCATTTCTCCAAATTTCATTTCCTTTCAACACAAACAGATAAAACGCTCCCAATTCGATCGGTTTAGAGTTCAATTCCACCAGACCCAATCTTCAAACCCTAAAAAACGAACCCGAGACGACGGAATTCCATCAGACGACGTCAAAATCCTCGCCAAATTCAAATCCCGCCACAATTTCATCAGAGTTCTCGAAGTTTCCCGAAGAGCAGAGCACCCATTTGCAGGTTCCAGGTTGCTCCTTCTCGATGCGCCTGGCAACATTCACAGCATTTCATTCCTTTTCAAATCACTCACAAACACTTACTTCGATGTCTTCGCCACATTGCCGCCGATTCTACCTCCGGGACCCATCGGAATCCTCGGATTCGGCGCCGGCTCCGCCGCTCGATCGATCCTAAAGCTATATCCTGAGGTAGTGGTTCATGGGTGGGAGCTCGATCCTTCTGTAATCGCCGTTGGGAGGGAGTTTTTCGGGGTATCGAAGCTGGAAAAAGAGTGCCCAGATAGGCTTTTTATCTACATTGGGAATGCTCTGAAAGCAAATGTGAAAGGGGGATTTGCAGGGATTTTGGTTGATCTGTTTAGTGAAGGGAGTTTGATTCCTGAACTTGAAGATCCAAATACATGGAGAATGCTCGAAAGGTGTTTGATAAAAGGCGGGAGAGTGATGGTGAATGTTGGGGGCAGTTGTGTTGAGGCTGAGGACATTAGGAGAGATGGGAAAGTGGTAATGGACCAAACATTGAAAGCAATGCATCAAATTTATGGAAAGAAACTGTGGGTTTTGAGACTTGGGAATGGCGAAGATGACAGTTCCTTAGCTCTCACTGGTGATTTGCCTGACATTGTTGCATGGAAGAAGTTGCTTCCAAGGTCTTTGAGGTTCTATGCTGATATGTGGACTCTGTATAAAGGTGCATAA
- the LOC103483778 gene encoding transcription factor MYB86-like, translated as MGRHSCCLKQKLRKGLWSPEEDEKLFNYITRFGVGCWSSVPKLAGLQRCGKSCRLRWINYLRPDLKRGMFSQQEEDLIISLHEVLGNRWAQIAAQLPGRTDNEIKNFWNSSLKKKLMKQGIDPNTHKPIINIQEIKEKKIFEDREFPQIPPVQGVLGGGGGVSSAVGGNQGPAFLLGGTDYYDGGLTTTTPIIRDHLMNNKQALVDSLCFYEFQTGLDSCNYNTTTNNNNNFETTQYQTNVQSFGFNSVPSLTNSDHGSLSGTEFSENSGSNISNYGGFYMNNNNNNNGAVDNSTFCSWENDNNKLESYFQIEVNNNNNNNNNNGIKSEELKKVTGGGSSMFDGQLIQSRSSIDFSSYPLMSLSQHITAANFGVFHHF; from the exons ATGGGGCGCCATTCTTGCTGTCTAAAGCAGAAACTAAGGAAAGGGCTTTGGTCAcctgaagaagatgaaaaactCTTCAATTACATTACTCGTTTTGGTGTTGGCTGCTGGAGTTCTGTCCCTAAACTTGCTG GTTTGCAAAGGTGTGGTAAAAGTTGTAGACTGAGATGGATCAATTACTTAAGACCTGATTTGAAAAGAGGAATGTTCTCTCAACAAGAAGAGGATCTCATTATCAGTTTACACGAAGTCCTTGGGAACAg ATGGGCTCAGATTGCCGCTCAATTACCGGGAAGAACAGATAATGAGATTAAGAATTTTTGGAATTCAAGCTTGAAGAAGAAACTAATGAAGCAAGGAATTGACCCAAATACTCACAAGCCAATAATCAACATTCAAGAAATCAAAGAGAAGAAGATCTTTGAAGATAGAGAATTCCCTCAAATCCCACCGGTTCAAGGAGTACTCGGGGGTGGCGGCGGAGTCAGCTCCGCTGTCGGGGGGAACCAAGGACCAGCATTTCTCCTCGGTGGTACCGACTACTACGATGGCGGGTTAACGACGACCACACCAATTATTCGAGACCATTTGATGAACAACAAACAAGCTTTGGTTGATTCACTCTGTTTTTACGAGTTCCAAACAGGCCTGGATTCTTGCAACTACAACACCAccaccaacaacaacaacaatttCGAAACCACTCAATACCAAACGAATGTGCAGAGTTTCGGATTCAATTCGGTGCCGAGTTTGACGAATTCCGATCACGGAAGCTTGTCGGGGACAGAGTTTTCAGAGAATTCGGGTTCGAATATCAGCAACTATGGAGGATTCTACatgaacaacaacaacaacaataatggAGCAGTGGataattcaacattttgttcatgGGAAAATGATAACAATAAATTGGAAAGCTATTTTCAAATTGAAgtgaataataataacaacaataataataacaatggGATAAAGTCAGAGGAATTGAAGAAAGTAACAGGAGGAGGTTCTTCAATGTTCGATGGGCAGCTAATACAGAGTCGAAGCTCAATAGATTTCAGTAGCTATCCATTAATGTCACTCTCACAACATATTACTGCAGCCAATTTTGGGGTTTTCCACCATTTCTGA